In Cloacibacterium caeni, a single window of DNA contains:
- a CDS encoding PH domain-containing protein, giving the protein MKKVAVKIGLELLIPINIIFLWILFKGIAENKISAITIGVIVMIFVNIIFFGIKYYFENEYLHIKSPFHNLKIDIQSITKIEKTSNLFSSPAPSIFGRVEVYYQNNSIVISPRNFDEFKNELLKMNPNIIVKE; this is encoded by the coding sequence ATGAAAAAAGTTGCAGTAAAAATTGGATTGGAATTGCTAATCCCGATTAATATTATATTTCTTTGGATTTTATTCAAAGGCATTGCAGAAAATAAAATTTCGGCAATTACTATTGGTGTTATTGTTATGATTTTTGTGAACATTATTTTCTTTGGTATAAAATATTATTTTGAAAATGAATATTTACACATCAAAAGTCCTTTTCACAATTTGAAGATTGACATACAAAGCATTACTAAAATTGAAAAAACTTCAAATTTGTTTTCTTCACCTGCGCCAAGTATTTTCGGAAGAGTTGAAGTTTATTACCAAAACAACAGCATCGTGATTTCTCCCAGAAATTTTGATGAATTTAAAAATGAATTATTAAAAATGAATCCAAACATAATCGTAAAAGAATAA